CGCGATCATCCTTCGGCGAAATTTCCGTCGGCGTGAAGCCCGCGAGATGGATCACGCGCCAGAAGCGGTTGTTTCTCCCCGCGAAGTGATGACCGGTCGCGGCCGCGATCAGGCCGGGATTGATCCCGCAGAACAGGACGTCGAGATGGGGCGCGATGAGGTCGGGGAGTGCGTCAACCACGGTTCACCCAAGGTGCGGCGTGCAGGAACCACGTAAACGAAACGAGGCCCGAAAACCCGGGCCAAGCGACTGGCTTGACTCGGACATTCGGGCCCATCGTGATGCAGGATGCCGACTGGCGATCAGAACGGAATATCGTCGTCCATCTCGTCGAAGCCGCCGCCTGCCGGTGCGCTCGGACGGCTCTGGCCGCCGCCACCCGCACCGCCACGCGCCGCGCCGCTGGCACGGCCGCCGCCGCCGCCGCCACCGCCGCGCTCCGCCTGCTCGCCGCGACCGCCGCCGCCACCACCGTAGCCGCCGCCATAACCGCCTTCGTCACCGCCACCACCACCGCCGCCCGAACCGCCGCGGCCGCCGAGCATCTGCATCTGTTCGGCGACGATTTCGGTCGAGTAACGGTCCTGGCCGTCCTGGCCCTGCCACTTGCGCGTGCGGATGCGGCCTTCGATATAGACCGACGACCCCTTCTTCAGGTATTCGCTGACGATCTCCGCCAGACGGCCGAAGAACGCGACGCGATGCCACTCGGTCATTTCCTTGAAATCGCCGCTTGCCTTGTCCTTGTAGCGATCGGTCGTCGCGAGACGGATGTTCGCAACCGCGTCGCCGCTCGGCAGGTAACGGACTTCAGGATCGGCGCCGAGGTTGCCGACGAGGATGACCTTGTTGACGGATGCCATGTGTTTCTCCAGTAAATTCGATGCGGGGCCCGCCGCGTGTATCGCCGCAGGGGCCCGCCGGGGCAAGCCGGCGCGCTGCCGATGCCTGCCCGAAATAAAAGGTTCAGGCCTTGCGCGGCGGCGCTTTCATGCTGGCCGCGATTATAAGCCAGGCAGCAACGAGCCCCGAACAGGTATAAAACACCGTGTTCGCGCCGCCGTGCTTCAGCAGCCAGCCGCCCACGATGCCGCCGAGCGCGAGCCCGATCGACTGCGTGGTGTTGTAGACGCCCGTGGCCGCGCCCTTGCGCGAACCCGGCGCGAGCTTCGACACGAGCGACGGCTGCGACGCTTCCAGGATGTTGAAGCCGAGGAAGTAGACGAAGAGGATCGCCGCCACAATCAGAATGGTATGCGGTGCGCTGCCGAGCAACAATTGGCCGATCAGGATAGCCAGAATGCCGCCGAGCAGCACCGGCTTCATCTTGCCCCGTTTTTCCGCGACGATGATCGCCGGCACCATCATCACGAACGCGAGCCCCATCACCGGCAGGTAAACCTTCCAGTGCGCGGCGACCGGCAGTCCGCCGTCGACCAAGAGGCGCGGCACGACCAGGAACAGCGCCGTCTGCGTCGCATGCAGCACCAGCACGCCAAAGTTCAGGCGCAGCAACTCGACGTTGTGCAGCACCTCGGCGAACGGCGCGCGCACGTGCACGGGCTTCGCCGCGTCGGGCACGATCCACAGCACGACGCCGATCGCGAGGATCGACAGCACGCCGACGATCGTGAACAGCCCGCTCATCCCGACCCAGTGGAACACGATCGGCGCACCGACGATCGCGACCGCGAACGACACGCCGATCGAGCCGCCGACCATCGCCATCGCCTTCGTGCGGTTCTGCTCGGAGGTCAGGTCGGCGATGAACGCGAGCACCGCCGACGACACGGCGCCCATCCCCTGGATCACGCGGCCGACGATGATCCACGTGATGTCGTGCGCGAACGCGGCGACGAAGCTGCCGAGCGCGAAGATCACGAGCCCCGTGGCGATCACCGGCTTGCGGCCGAACTTGTCGGACGCCCAGCCGTAGAAGATATAGAACAGCGACTGCGTGACGCCGTAGGCCCCGAGCGCGATCCCGACGAGCAGCACGTTGTCGCCGCCCGGGATGGTTTTCGCATAGACCGAGAACACCGGCATGATCATGAACAGGCCGAGCATGCGCAACGCGAAGATCGCCGCGAGCGACGTGGTCGCGCGCAGTTCGGGCGCAGTCATGCGGGAAGACGTGGCAGACGGATTGGACATCGGGAATGAATTTCGAATGATCGGAATGTCCGCCCGGCAGCGGGCGGCGGAAGATCAGGACCGGCGGCCTGGCGGCCTTTCGGACGACACGTCGGGGCCGGATGCAGACGGCCTGCGGGCCGCCCGGAACCGTGCGGCGCGACCGCTTTCCCCGGCGCAGGTGTCGCCTTGCTGCCACCTGCTGTAAAGGCTGGGGCCGTAAACGACGGTCTCGAAAAGCCGTTATAGTAGCAGGTTTGGTTCCCTCCATTTTCGCCAGGTTCATGGAACAGATCCGTATCCGTGGGGCACGCACCCACAACCTGAAAAACGTCAATCTCGACCTGCCGCGCCACAAGCTGGTCGTGATTACCGGGTTGTCCGGGTCGGGCAAGTCGTCGCTCGCGTTCGACACCCTTTATGCCGAAGGCCAGCGCCGCTACGTGGAGAGCCTGTCCGCGTACGCCCGCCAGTTCCTGCAGCTGATGGAGAAGCCCGACGTCGACCTGATCGAGGGGCTGTCGCCGGCGATCTCGATCGAGCAGAAGGCCACGTCCCACAACCCGCGTTCGACCGTCGGCACGGTCACGGAAATCCACGACTACCTGCGACTTTTGTACGCACGGGTCGGCACGCCGTACTGTCCCGATCACGACATCCCGCTCGAGGCGCAGAGCGTGTCGCAAATGGTCGACGCGGCGCTCGCGCTGCCCGAGGAAACCAAGCTGATGATCCTCGCGCCCGTCGTCGCGGATCGCAAGGGCGAGCATGCCGAGCTGTTCGAGGACATGCAGGCGCAGGGCTTCGTGCGCTTTCGCGTGCGCTCGGGCGGCGGCGCCGCGAACGAAGGCGCCGCGAAGATCTACGAGGTCGAGTCGCTGCCGAAGCTGAAGAAGAACGACAAGCACACGATCGACGTCGTCGTCGATCGCCTGAAGGTGCGCCCGGACATGAAGCAGCGGCTCGCCGAATCGTTCGAAACCGCGCTGCGCCTCGCCGACGGCCGCGCGATCGCGCTCGAGATGGATACCGATCGCGAGCACCTGTTCAGCTCGAAGTTCGCGTGCCCGATCTGCTCGTACTCGCTGCAGGAGCTCGAGCCGCGCCTGTTCTCGTTCAACAACCCGATGGGCGCGTGCCCGGAATGCGACGGCCTCGGCCAGATCACGTTCTTCGACCCGAAGCGGGTCGTCGCGCACCCGTCGCTGTCGCTTGCCGCCGGCGCGGTGAAGGGCTGGGACCGTCGCAACCAGTTCTACTTCCAGATGCTGCAGAGCCTCGCGGCGTTCTACGAATTCGACATCGACGCCGCATTCGAGGATCTGCCCGAAAAGATCCGCAAGGTGCTGCTGTTCGGGTCGGGCAAGCAGACGATCCCGTTCTCGTACATCAACGAGCGCGGCCGCACGACGATCCGCGAGCACGTATTCGAAGGGATCATCCCGAACCTCGAGCGCCGCTATCGCGAGACCGATTCGGTCGCGGTGCGCGAAGAGCTGTCGAAGTACCAGAACAACCAGCCGTGCCCGTCGTGCGACGGCACGCGCCTGCGCCGCGAGGCGCGCCACGTGCGGATCGGCACCGGCGACCACGCGCGCGGCATCTATGAGATCAGCGGCTGGCCGCTGCGCGACGCGCTCGGCTATTTCGACGGGCTGACGCTCGAAGGCGCGAAGCGCGAGATCGCCGACAAGGTGATCAAGGAAATCGTCGCGCGCCTGACGTTCCTGAACAACGTCGGCCTCGACTACCTGTCGCTCGAGCGCAGCGCAGAAACCCTGTCGGGCGGCGAGGCGCAGCGCATCCGGCTCGCGTCGCAGATCGGCTCGGGGCTCACGGGCGTGATGTACGTGCTCGACGAGCCGTCGATCGGCCTGCACCAGCGCGACAACGACCGCCTGATCGCAACGCTCAAGCACCTGCGCGACCTCGGCAACTCGGTGATCGTCGTCGAGCACGACGAGGACATGATCCGCACGGCAGACTACGTCGTCGACATGGGCCCCGGCGCGGGCGAGCACGGCGGCGTCGTGGTCGCCGAAGGCACGCCGAAGCAGGTGCAGTCGAATCCGCAGTCGCTGACGGGCCAGTACCTGCTCGGCAAGCGCGTGATCGAGTACCCGGACGAGCGGCTCGCGCCCGATCCGGAGCGGATGCTGCGCATCATCGACGCGCACGGCAATAACCTGAAGCACGTCGATCTCGAACTGCCGGTCGGCCTCCTGACCTGCATCACCGGCGTGTCGGGCTCCGGCAAGTCGACGCTGATCAACGACACGCTGTATCACGCGGTCGCGCGCCACCTGTACGGCTCGGCGGCCGAACCGGCGCCGCACGAGGCGATCGAGGGCCTCGAGCACTTCGACAAGGTGATCAACGTCGACCAGTCGCCGATCGGCCGCACGCCGCGCTCGAACCCGGCCACGTACACGGGCCTGTTCACGCCGATCCGCGAGCTGTTCTCGGGCGTGCCGACGTCGAAGGAGCGCGGCTACGATCCGGGCCGCTTCTCGTTCAACGTGAAGGGCGGCCGCTGCGAATCGTGCCAGGGCGACGGCGTGCTGAAGGTCGAGATGCACTTTTTGCCGGACGTCTACGTGCCGTGCGACGTGTGCCACGGCAAGCGCTACAACCGCGAAACGCTCGAAGTGCAGTACAAGGGCAAGAACATCAGCGAAGTGCTCGACATGACGGTCGAGCATGCGTACGAGTTCTTCAGCGCGGTGCCGGTCATCGCGCGCAAGCTGAAGACGCTGCTCGACGTCGGCCTCGGCTACATCCGCCTCGGCCAGTCGGCCACGACGCTGTCGGGCGGCGAGGCGCAGCGCGTGAAGCTGTCGCTGGAACTGTCGAAGCGCGACACCGGCCGCACGCTGTACATCCTCGACGAGCCGACCACCGGCCTGCACTTCCACGACATCGCGCTGCTGCTGGAAGTGATCCACCGGCTGCGCGACCAGGGCAACACGGTCGTGATCATCGAGCACAACCTCGACGTGATCAAGACGGCCGACTGGGTGATCGACCTCGGCCCCGAAGGCGGTGCCGGCGGTGGCCAGATCATCGCGCAGGGCACACCCGAGCAGGTCGCGAAGACGAAGGCGAGCTTCACCGGCAAGTACCTCGCACCGCTGCTCAAGCGTCCGACCCGCAAAGTCGCGGCCGGCTGACGCCCGTTCCACCCTGCCCGCGCGCGGCCGCCCGGCCGCTCGCTCGTCGTAGCCGCCGCGCCCCCTCGTTTTCCCTTCTGCGTTTACACCACGCGCCAAACGGCCCGTTTGCGGACCATAATGGCAGCTATACTTTACGGTCGTAAGGTTCGCCATCCGCACCAATCCGGTGCGGCGCCGGGCGACCCGCGCGCTACCGCGCGCGGCGCGGCACGACATACGGACGACAGGAATCCACGATGGAGAAGCAACAAGAGTCGCGCGACACGCAGAACCGCGAGCCGCACCTGCGCAGCGTGCGGCTGACGAGCGACTTGAGCCTGCCGAAGCTGTCGGCACTCGAGATCGGCAGCTATCTCTTCGCGCTCGTCATGATGTGGCTCGTCCTCGAGCTCAAGCTGCTCGGCGGGATGCTGGCCGGCCTGCTGGTCTACCAGTTGATCCACACGATCGCGCCCGTGATCGAACGCCATACCACCAGCATGCGCGCGCGCTGGGTCGCCGTCGTGCTGCTGTCAATCGCGATCGTCGGCGCGCTCACCGGCCTGACGCTCGCCATCATCGAGCATTTCGAACACACGGTGCCGAACCTGCAGAGCCTGCTCGGCCAGTTGATGCAGATCGTCGAGCAGACCCGCGCACGCACGCCAGCCTGGATCGCCAACCTGCTGCCCGTCGACGTCGAACAGATGAAGACGAAGGCGGCCGTGCTGATGCACTCGCACATGGACCAGCTCCAGCAAAGCGGCAAGAGCGTCGCGCGCGGCTTCGGCCACGTGCTGTTCGGGATGATCATCGGCGCGATGATCGCGATCGGCGTCGAGCAGGGCAAGGTGCGCCGGCCGCTGTCGACCGCGCTCGTCACACGCGTGTCGCGCTTCGCCGAC
This DNA window, taken from Burkholderia cenocepacia, encodes the following:
- the uvrA gene encoding excinuclease ABC subunit UvrA yields the protein MEQIRIRGARTHNLKNVNLDLPRHKLVVITGLSGSGKSSLAFDTLYAEGQRRYVESLSAYARQFLQLMEKPDVDLIEGLSPAISIEQKATSHNPRSTVGTVTEIHDYLRLLYARVGTPYCPDHDIPLEAQSVSQMVDAALALPEETKLMILAPVVADRKGEHAELFEDMQAQGFVRFRVRSGGGAANEGAAKIYEVESLPKLKKNDKHTIDVVVDRLKVRPDMKQRLAESFETALRLADGRAIALEMDTDREHLFSSKFACPICSYSLQELEPRLFSFNNPMGACPECDGLGQITFFDPKRVVAHPSLSLAAGAVKGWDRRNQFYFQMLQSLAAFYEFDIDAAFEDLPEKIRKVLLFGSGKQTIPFSYINERGRTTIREHVFEGIIPNLERRYRETDSVAVREELSKYQNNQPCPSCDGTRLRREARHVRIGTGDHARGIYEISGWPLRDALGYFDGLTLEGAKREIADKVIKEIVARLTFLNNVGLDYLSLERSAETLSGGEAQRIRLASQIGSGLTGVMYVLDEPSIGLHQRDNDRLIATLKHLRDLGNSVIVVEHDEDMIRTADYVVDMGPGAGEHGGVVVAEGTPKQVQSNPQSLTGQYLLGKRVIEYPDERLAPDPERMLRIIDAHGNNLKHVDLELPVGLLTCITGVSGSGKSTLINDTLYHAVARHLYGSAAEPAPHEAIEGLEHFDKVINVDQSPIGRTPRSNPATYTGLFTPIRELFSGVPTSKERGYDPGRFSFNVKGGRCESCQGDGVLKVEMHFLPDVYVPCDVCHGKRYNRETLEVQYKGKNISEVLDMTVEHAYEFFSAVPVIARKLKTLLDVGLGYIRLGQSATTLSGGEAQRVKLSLELSKRDTGRTLYILDEPTTGLHFHDIALLLEVIHRLRDQGNTVVIIEHNLDVIKTADWVIDLGPEGGAGGGQIIAQGTPEQVAKTKASFTGKYLAPLLKRPTRKVAAG
- a CDS encoding AI-2E family transporter, with amino-acid sequence MEKQQESRDTQNREPHLRSVRLTSDLSLPKLSALEIGSYLFALVMMWLVLELKLLGGMLAGLLVYQLIHTIAPVIERHTTSMRARWVAVVLLSIAIVGALTGLTLAIIEHFEHTVPNLQSLLGQLMQIVEQTRARTPAWIANLLPVDVEQMKTKAAVLMHSHMDQLQQSGKSVARGFGHVLFGMIIGAMIAIGVEQGKVRRPLSTALVTRVSRFADAFRRIVFAQIKISAINAAFTGIYLLVALPIFHQRLPLSKTLVLVTFIVGLLPVIGNLISNTLIVAVSLSVSMGTAIASLAFLVVIHKLEYFLNAKIIGGQIESRAWELLLAMLIMEAAFGLPGVIAAPIFYAYLKRELYLLRLI
- a CDS encoding MFS transporter: MSNPSATSSRMTAPELRATTSLAAIFALRMLGLFMIMPVFSVYAKTIPGGDNVLLVGIALGAYGVTQSLFYIFYGWASDKFGRKPVIATGLVIFALGSFVAAFAHDITWIIVGRVIQGMGAVSSAVLAFIADLTSEQNRTKAMAMVGGSIGVSFAVAIVGAPIVFHWVGMSGLFTIVGVLSILAIGVVLWIVPDAAKPVHVRAPFAEVLHNVELLRLNFGVLVLHATQTALFLVVPRLLVDGGLPVAAHWKVYLPVMGLAFVMMVPAIIVAEKRGKMKPVLLGGILAILIGQLLLGSAPHTILIVAAILFVYFLGFNILEASQPSLVSKLAPGSRKGAATGVYNTTQSIGLALGGIVGGWLLKHGGANTVFYTCSGLVAAWLIIAASMKAPPRKA
- a CDS encoding single-stranded DNA-binding protein, coding for MASVNKVILVGNLGADPEVRYLPSGDAVANIRLATTDRYKDKASGDFKEMTEWHRVAFFGRLAEIVSEYLKKGSSVYIEGRIRTRKWQGQDGQDRYSTEIVAEQMQMLGGRGGSGGGGGGGDEGGYGGGYGGGGGGRGEQAERGGGGGGGGRASGAARGGAGGGGQSRPSAPAGGGFDEMDDDIPF